ttatttatttgtatttatttctatatatattttaaatacctaTACCTATACCTATAcctatacatatttttatattttattttataactttattatatatgctttaatatatgcatatacgtatttttaaaatttacttatatatcatattttattttgtaaatatatatacatatgatttaaattaaagtaatggtTTCATgttatgtattaatattttatcatacttttaaagaaaatataatttggttttgtcaaagcattaaaatcatcatattttataaattttcaaaatatttggcattcatgattctagagaaagatcgtgtcctaacttactggattgcgattatttttcaatgaatttagaaaaccaagtatttattttgtaataaattcacacaaatttcaaataaaagcttattctcgggaatccAAAAATGTCAATATTCGGTATTTggaattttgataaattgtgccctaacttactgggtttcgattttctacATTTGACCTAAGATAGCCGAATATCCTTCTTAGATTTAATCGCGTGAGTCTtgaaatcaaaagacaaacttgattttgaagatttaaaaatattgtgccctaactcactgggtgtgatgttttatttctttgaaataagaatgtttatcattttaattcattcatgagttaaaattttttatttaaattcttttcaaatttttgacatcaagacataaataatcaaatttggtaccgatttttgggcgttatgagggtgctaactcttcctcgtgcgtaactgactcccgaacctgttttctcaaatttcgcagaccaaaatcgtttttaaggtgagccgatcacacctcaatcaaggatcggtggcaactccaatatttgtttttaaagtcgacaacaaatttttgtttttcaaaaaaatggtttcaataatgatgactaagtcacttcctataaccaagtttgagcattgcttagacttgatttgtgttcattgttgaagttaaacccttaaggggttttatagaagaggtggagaacttgttcgttgagagttcgcgatgaaaaacttgttcattgagaattcgtgtcaatgtggagattgttagaattaagttacccgaatcattatttaaataaaatacagtggtaaaataaaataaaagtaaaatccctatagaactatacttcttttattttattttagaataagattttttaaaccttattaatctccatctatttgatattgattagaataatgtGTTTCAATCTTATTACACTcttattagaatatggttttacaagcctataaatagacatagtctactccttttgtgattattcgaatttgacatagtgaattatcttctcatctacccgtggttttttttccaaaagggtttccacgtaaaatcggtgtgttctttatttttttctctttttttctttgcgataaattgtcattatcgacgttctatttttttacatataaataattgaAGGGAGGAAAGCAGAAGGAGAagtaagaaaatgaaaaaaagaaagctaaataacataaaaggaaataattaaattactcaaaacaaaaaatataaggaccagattatataatttaacctaaaatttttatttgaaatgatgatttaatgtacCACGTTAGCTTATTGTTACAACGTTAACGATAATTAATGGCTcgatgactaaaatgttacaacatgaaattgtaagtgactaaaatgtaacattttaaacataattaattaaaatataaaataagacaaataaaattaactattttaatagtttacctataaagatttatatattttcgtCTACAAGGATATGATGTCTACTACTTGAGTCTATTAAAACGTCCTATCAAGTTGGATTGGATGACCTATcccatttttgaaattaaaatatgagtGGATGATAAGGATAACTCAATCAATCCAGATTTGAAGTAGAAACCATTATTTTATCAGCCCATGATTCAACCGACCCAGTCCAATTCCACACGTGTGAAGTCGAGTTAGTCTGAAGATGACgaatagaaaattttgtcaAACACAGTGGACGGAGAAACCGCTGCAGATCTATCGCCTTCAATACTGCAAAAGGGGATCAAGAACTTGGACCAATTCTTCTTtatgtttatatgattttttttttgtaattatacatataatttatagtTATAGATCCAAGAAtctcatctttttttatttgtttttcagaaaatataaattaatgagaatgaatttagtaattaaatgaatGAGAACCCCGCCTTGTTTGCTATCTCTAACTTTAGATTCTGCTGTCCATAACCTTTCCAATATCACTGATCTCTCTCCTCTTCCTGATCACATTCTCATCGAACTCTtcttggtaaaattttctttctttttctttcccttcttTGTCTTCTTTGAGTTTTCTTGCCTTTTGGATAGATGGGTagttttaatttcttgattgctttttgggtttttctttttatgtgaaGCTATGAGTGGTTTATGTGTTGATTTGCATGTATGTATGGGGAAATTGAGTCATTTGATTTTGATGGGATATGGCTGAGTCTTCAGAGCGTACTtggtaattttattgttgtgttGTCTAGTCTGTATTCtgcaatttcaattttcttttgattatctatttcaaatattaaagtgcatttcttttattttttcaagtcTCACCCTTAAGTTGAGTTTCTTCGATTTGATTCCTTTGTCTTTTGGATCACTTGATCTGAACATTTTGCTATTGGTGCCACTTGTTTACTAATTTTCTTTGCTATGATAATTTCTTTTTCCctgtttattaaatttaatacattGCTGAATTAACCTCATTTGAGTTCTCTAAATTCTTTTCTGTTTTCCCTTTTGTCTTCCAAATCCTTTGAACctgaaaataattgaaaaacaatTCAGCTcgttgttattatttttctttctgtCTGACTAGATTCATGGGTCAATCTTACCTCTGTaaccttatattatatgtaacTCTTGTTTGGGTCTAGTTGCATTCATTTAGTTAAGATAAATTCTCATGATTCTAGCAGAGAACATTGAGAGCTGAAAGCTAACCGAGAGAGTTCTTAAGCTGTTCATAGCTACTGGCAAGGACGAGGTCTTCTCACTTATCCAGGcactcaacattcaagttacAGTTACCCCTGTCCTTCCTACCAGTAAGTTAGTTTcagaatttctttttcttttattctctcTCCAAATGAGTTTTGAGTTGATTTCCGAATGGATTTTTGTTCCCTCCATAGGATGCTCCAAGAAATTCTGAGATTAGTTTAATCAGGGGGATTCACAGTAGCTTGGTCTAAAGAGTAACGAAGCTGATTTTAAGAGGCTTGAGTATTCTGAATTCTGTTGACGTTTGTATTTGGCAAGATGTCTCTATCAATTAAGGATGATGAGATTGATATTGTTATAGGAGCACTACGTCCTGACCTGACATCTTTCATGAATGAGTGGAGGACCATATTCTCTCGATTTCATCTCATAATTGTTAAAGACCCTGATTTGAAAGAGGAGCTCAAAATTCCAGAGGGCTTTAACCTTGATGTCTATAAAAAGCCTGACATAGATCGTGTtgtgggtacttctacttcaaccATTTTCTCTGGCTATTCATGCCGGTATTTTGGCTATCTGGTTTCTCGGAAGAAGTACATTATCTCTGTGGATGATGACTGTTACCCAGCCAAGGACAATAAAGGCATTTTGGTGGATGCTGTTGCCCAGCATATTACTAACCTTACAACCCCGGCCACACCATTCTTTTTTAACACTCTGTATGACCCTTTCACTGAAGGTGCAGATTTTGTTCGTGGCTACCCATTCAGTCTTCGGAGTGGGGTACAGTGTGCTTTGTCATGTGGGCTATGGCTTAATTTAGCTGACTATGATGCACCTACTCAAGCCCTCAAGCCAGAAGAAAGGAATTCCAGATATGTTGATGCAGTTCTGACGGTTCCAGCTAGAACCCTGATGCCTATTAGCGGAATCAACATCGCTTTTAATCGGGAGGTGATTGGACCTGCCTTGCTTCCGTCTTTGAGGTTGGGTGGGGAAGGTAAGTTTAGGTGGGAAACAATGGAAGACATATGGAGTGGGATGTGTGTTAAGGTTGTATGCGATCACCTGGGACTTGGTGTGAAAACTGGGATGCCATATGTCTGGAGAAATGATAGAGGTGATGCTATAGCAAGCTTGAGAAAAGAATGGGAGGGTGTGAAGCTGATGGAGGAAGTCGTACCTTTCTTTCAGTCGGTGAGGTTGTCACGGGAAGCTACAACAACAGAGGACTGTGTAGCTGAGGTGGCAAATGTTGTTAAAGAGCAGCTAGGATCGAAAGATCCCATGTTTGCTCGTGCAGCTAAAGCCATGGTGGATTGGGTAAAGCTGTGGAAATCAGTTGGATCTAGCACATCCTCACCGGGGGCATAGGATTAAGACATGGTTATAATTTGTGTGTTTTTGCTTTTTGGTTTGCTAGAATTATTTCTATCATTCACTCGTCCATGATGGTGATATTACGTGGAATATCTGTTTGTAATTGAGCTGCAACCTGAATTGGTTTGCTTGCTAGTGATATTACGTGGCAAAACTGAACTTGAAGACTTCAGGCAACATTTTAAGACAATATCTGATGCTGGGTTTTGAGTTTtgtaattcaaattattaagattt
The nucleotide sequence above comes from Gossypium raimondii isolate GPD5lz chromosome 13, ASM2569854v1, whole genome shotgun sequence. Encoded proteins:
- the LOC105783129 gene encoding probable UDP-arabinopyranose mutase 5, encoding MSLSIKDDEIDIVIGALRPDLTSFMNEWRTIFSRFHLIIVKDPDLKEELKIPEGFNLDVYKKPDIDRVVGTSTSTIFSGYSCRYFGYLVSRKKYIISVDDDCYPAKDNKGILVDAVAQHITNLTTPATPFFFNTLYDPFTEGADFVRGYPFSLRSGVQCALSCGLWLNLADYDAPTQALKPEERNSRYVDAVLTVPARTLMPISGINIAFNREVIGPALLPSLRLGGEGKFRWETMEDIWSGMCVKVVCDHLGLGVKTGMPYVWRNDRGDAIASLRKEWEGVKLMEEVVPFFQSVRLSREATTTEDCVAEVANVVKEQLGSKDPMFARAAKAMVDWVKLWKSVGSSTSSPGA